A single region of the Lotus japonicus ecotype B-129 chromosome 4, LjGifu_v1.2 genome encodes:
- the LOC130714213 gene encoding WAT1-related protein At1g25270-like isoform X3: MVNMNGVCHLMQGLKPALLMLFVQVAYAAVNIVYKLAINDGMSMTVATAYRLTFASAFTVPLALFFDRKKRPKITWRVLVLAFLCGMFGGSLFLNLYAVGLALTSATFMLAVVNLIPGITFIMATSFGLEKLNLGAAEGKAKVMGTIVGISGAMVLTFLKGFEINILSSKIDLMHPHHDQSGHMMRPHVDFSNKLLGVPCAIASCCSFSLWLITQAKMNQEYPSHHSSSALMSTMGAIQSIVIALCFDRDWSQWKLGFNIRLLTVAYSGIVGSGMVVVVIAWCIKMRGPLFASIFNPVQLLLVAIAAYLLLDEKLYLGSVLGAVLIVIGLYAVLWGKSKEMKKKTQLVPIQNTTKAEVIEITQR, from the exons ATGGTGAACATGAATGGTGTGTGCCATTTAATGCAAGGGCTGAAACCAGCGCTGCTAATGTTGTTTGTGCAGGTTGCTTATGCGGCAGTTAATATCGTCTACAAGCTCGCCATAAACGATGGAATGAGCATGACGGTCGCCACTGCCTACCGCCTCACTTTTGCATCCGCCTTCACTGTCCCTCTTGCTCTTTTCTTTGATAG GAAGAAGAGGCCAAAAATTACTTGGAGGGTGCTTGTTTTGGCATTTCTGTGTGGAATGTTTGG GGGTAGTTTATTTCTAAATCTTTACGCCGTTGGTTTGGCTTTGACATCAGCAACTTTTATGTTGGCTGTGGTCAACCTTATTCCTGGTATTACCTTCATCATGGCTACATCTTTTGG ATTGGAAAAATTAAATTTGGGAGCAGCAGAAGGGAAGGCCAAGGTGATGGGAACTATTGTTGGAATTAGCGGGGCAATGGTGCTAACCTTTCTCAAAGGGTTCGAAATTAATATTTTGTCTTCTAAAATTGACCTTATGCATCCACATCATGACCAAAGTGGGCATATGATGCGGCCTCATGTAGATTTTAGTAATAAACTATTAGGTGTTCCTTGCGCCATAGCAAGTTGCTGCTCTTTTTCTTTGTGGTTAATCACTCAG GCTAAGATGAACCAAGAATACCCGAGTCATCACTCAAGCTCAGCGTTGATGTCAACCATGGGAGCAATACAATCCATTGTTATTGCTCTTTGTTTTGATAGGGATTGGAGCCAATGGAAGCTGGGTTTTAATATCAGGCTTCTAACAGTGGCTTATTCG GGAATTGTGGGCTCTGGTATGGTGGTTGTTGTTATTGCGTGGTGCATAAAGATGAGAGGCCCTCTATTTGCGTCTATTTTCAATCCAGTGCAACTATTACTTGTCGCCATCGCTGCTTATTTATTGTTGGATGAGAAGTTGTATTTAGGAAG TGTGCTTGGAGCAGTGTTGATTGTCATTGGCCTATATGCGGTGCTTTGGGGTAAGAGcaaagaaatgaaaaagaagaCTCAATTAGTGCCAATACAAAACACCACAAAGGCCGAAGTTATTGAG ATAACACAGAGATAG
- the LOC130714213 gene encoding WAT1-related protein At1g25270-like isoform X2 → MVNMNGVCHLMQGLKPALLMLFVQVAYAAVNIVYKLAINDGMSMTVATAYRLTFASAFTVPLALFFDRKKRPKITWRVLVLAFLCGMFGGSLFLNLYAVGLALTSATFMLAVVNLIPGITFIMATSFGLEKLNLGAAEGKAKVMGTIVGISGAMVLTFLKGFEINILSSKIDLMHPHHDQSGHMMRPHVDFSNKLLGVPCAIASCCSFSLWLITQAKMNQEYPSHHSSSALMSTMGAIQSIVIALCFDRDWSQWKLGFNIRLLTVAYSGIVGSGMVVVVIAWCIKMRGPLFASIFNPVQLLLVAIAAYLLLDEKLYLGSVLGAVLIVIGLYAVLWGKSKEMKKKTQLVPIQNTTKAEVIEVKNNFSQFLLITQR, encoded by the exons ATGGTGAACATGAATGGTGTGTGCCATTTAATGCAAGGGCTGAAACCAGCGCTGCTAATGTTGTTTGTGCAGGTTGCTTATGCGGCAGTTAATATCGTCTACAAGCTCGCCATAAACGATGGAATGAGCATGACGGTCGCCACTGCCTACCGCCTCACTTTTGCATCCGCCTTCACTGTCCCTCTTGCTCTTTTCTTTGATAG GAAGAAGAGGCCAAAAATTACTTGGAGGGTGCTTGTTTTGGCATTTCTGTGTGGAATGTTTGG GGGTAGTTTATTTCTAAATCTTTACGCCGTTGGTTTGGCTTTGACATCAGCAACTTTTATGTTGGCTGTGGTCAACCTTATTCCTGGTATTACCTTCATCATGGCTACATCTTTTGG ATTGGAAAAATTAAATTTGGGAGCAGCAGAAGGGAAGGCCAAGGTGATGGGAACTATTGTTGGAATTAGCGGGGCAATGGTGCTAACCTTTCTCAAAGGGTTCGAAATTAATATTTTGTCTTCTAAAATTGACCTTATGCATCCACATCATGACCAAAGTGGGCATATGATGCGGCCTCATGTAGATTTTAGTAATAAACTATTAGGTGTTCCTTGCGCCATAGCAAGTTGCTGCTCTTTTTCTTTGTGGTTAATCACTCAG GCTAAGATGAACCAAGAATACCCGAGTCATCACTCAAGCTCAGCGTTGATGTCAACCATGGGAGCAATACAATCCATTGTTATTGCTCTTTGTTTTGATAGGGATTGGAGCCAATGGAAGCTGGGTTTTAATATCAGGCTTCTAACAGTGGCTTATTCG GGAATTGTGGGCTCTGGTATGGTGGTTGTTGTTATTGCGTGGTGCATAAAGATGAGAGGCCCTCTATTTGCGTCTATTTTCAATCCAGTGCAACTATTACTTGTCGCCATCGCTGCTTATTTATTGTTGGATGAGAAGTTGTATTTAGGAAG TGTGCTTGGAGCAGTGTTGATTGTCATTGGCCTATATGCGGTGCTTTGGGGTAAGAGcaaagaaatgaaaaagaagaCTCAATTAGTGCCAATACAAAACACCACAAAGGCCGAAGTTATTGAG GTCAAGAACAACTTCTCTCAATTCCTCTTG ATAACACAGAGATAG
- the LOC130714213 gene encoding WAT1-related protein At1g25270-like isoform X1 → MVNMNGVCHLMQGLKPALLMLFVQVAYAAVNIVYKLAINDGMSMTVATAYRLTFASAFTVPLALFFDRKKRPKITWRVLVLAFLCGMFGGSLFLNLYAVGLALTSATFMLAVVNLIPGITFIMATSFGLEKLNLGAAEGKAKVMGTIVGISGAMVLTFLKGFEINILSSKIDLMHPHHDQSGHMMRPHVDFSNKLLGVPCAIASCCSFSLWLITQAKMNQEYPSHHSSSALMSTMGAIQSIVIALCFDRDWSQWKLGFNIRLLTVAYSGIVGSGMVVVVIAWCIKMRGPLFASIFNPVQLLLVAIAAYLLLDEKLYLGSVLGAVLIVIGLYAVLWGKSKEMKKKTQLVPIQNTTKAEVIEVKNNFSQFLLVRGVYRLRGYDDYMILWQEDRV, encoded by the exons ATGGTGAACATGAATGGTGTGTGCCATTTAATGCAAGGGCTGAAACCAGCGCTGCTAATGTTGTTTGTGCAGGTTGCTTATGCGGCAGTTAATATCGTCTACAAGCTCGCCATAAACGATGGAATGAGCATGACGGTCGCCACTGCCTACCGCCTCACTTTTGCATCCGCCTTCACTGTCCCTCTTGCTCTTTTCTTTGATAG GAAGAAGAGGCCAAAAATTACTTGGAGGGTGCTTGTTTTGGCATTTCTGTGTGGAATGTTTGG GGGTAGTTTATTTCTAAATCTTTACGCCGTTGGTTTGGCTTTGACATCAGCAACTTTTATGTTGGCTGTGGTCAACCTTATTCCTGGTATTACCTTCATCATGGCTACATCTTTTGG ATTGGAAAAATTAAATTTGGGAGCAGCAGAAGGGAAGGCCAAGGTGATGGGAACTATTGTTGGAATTAGCGGGGCAATGGTGCTAACCTTTCTCAAAGGGTTCGAAATTAATATTTTGTCTTCTAAAATTGACCTTATGCATCCACATCATGACCAAAGTGGGCATATGATGCGGCCTCATGTAGATTTTAGTAATAAACTATTAGGTGTTCCTTGCGCCATAGCAAGTTGCTGCTCTTTTTCTTTGTGGTTAATCACTCAG GCTAAGATGAACCAAGAATACCCGAGTCATCACTCAAGCTCAGCGTTGATGTCAACCATGGGAGCAATACAATCCATTGTTATTGCTCTTTGTTTTGATAGGGATTGGAGCCAATGGAAGCTGGGTTTTAATATCAGGCTTCTAACAGTGGCTTATTCG GGAATTGTGGGCTCTGGTATGGTGGTTGTTGTTATTGCGTGGTGCATAAAGATGAGAGGCCCTCTATTTGCGTCTATTTTCAATCCAGTGCAACTATTACTTGTCGCCATCGCTGCTTATTTATTGTTGGATGAGAAGTTGTATTTAGGAAG TGTGCTTGGAGCAGTGTTGATTGTCATTGGCCTATATGCGGTGCTTTGGGGTAAGAGcaaagaaatgaaaaagaagaCTCAATTAGTGCCAATACAAAACACCACAAAGGCCGAAGTTATTGAG GTCAAGAACAACTTCTCTCAATTCCTCTTGGTAAGGGGAGTTTACAGGCTACGAGGATATGATGATTATATGATTCTCTGGCAGGAGGATCGcgtttaa